The Maridesulfovibrio sp. genomic sequence AGCTTTCGAAGGCATGCCTAAGGGTATGAGCAAAGTGACTGTAGGTAAGCCGCTTCTTTATTCCAATAAAGATATGCAGCGTACCGTAAAAGCCATTATTTCCAACATCCCCGAGGACCGTAAAGCCAAAGATGCCGTAGTGCTTATGGGCCATGGAACTCACCATGTCGCCAATATCTACTATCCGGCTTCTCAGGATTACTTTTCCAAAGTTGATCCCATGATTTTTGTCGGAACCGTTGAAGGTACTCCCTCTCTTGATGATGTAAAAGTATTGCTCAAGAAGAACAAAGCCAAGAAGGTTTACCTTATGCCTTACATGTCTGTAGCCGGAGATCATGCCCGAAATGATATGGCCGGTGCAGACGCTGATTCATGGAAATCCGAGCTGACCAAGCTTGGTTACAAGTGTGTTCCCGTACTCAAGGGTACCGCTGAATTTCCGCAGGTTCTTGATATCTGGGTTGACCATCTCAAGGTTGCGTTCAAGCACCTTGGTGACCATTAGCAATTAAACCGGGCGGTAAGGATGAAATCTTCAGGTAACCGAAGGACGCAGGCCGTTCTAGTCTTGTCTTTGCTTGTACCTGTTTCCATTTTTGCCGCCTGTCTTTTCGGGGCTTACGGTACAGAAACTGCCCAAGTGCTGGCGGTTTTCAAATCCGTTCTTGGAGTCAGCACAGCAAAAGTTGATCAGGCTTTATCCTTTATTGTCGCTGATCTGCGCTTGAGCCGGGTCTGTCTCTCTTTTTTGGTGGGTATGTCGCTGGCTGTGGCCGGGACTGTCTATCAGGGAATTCTGCGTAACCCTTTGGCTGATCCGTTCACTCTGGGCGTGAGCAGCGGGGCGGCTTTCGGGGCCAGTCTGGCTATCTTTTTCGGATCTACCGTACTCGGTGCGGAGCTTTGGGCCAGATTCGGAAATCTGTTCCTGCCGCTTGCAGCCCTTACCGGGGCTATGGCCGCACTTGGTTCAGTTCTTATGCTGGGCAGGATCGGAGGAAGGCTTCGCCGCGAAACCATGGTTCTTGCCGGTATCGTGGTGGCGACTTTCCTCTCTGCACTCATTTCCCTGCTCAAGTCTCTTGATGAAGAATCCGTATCCTCTATTGTTTTTTGGATTATGGGTAGTTTCCAAGGACGTGGTTGGTCCCATTTGCAGCTGTTTCTGCCGTATTTTATCGCCGGAATAGTGCCTATTATCTACTACTCCCGTGAACTGGATATCCTTTCACTCGGAGAAACTCAGGCCCGTCATCTGGGCATGGATGTTTCCAGAGTACGTATGGCTTTGCTTATCGGTTCCGGGCTTTTGACCGGGGCGGCGGTGGCCGTATCCGGGATTATCGGATTCGTAGGGCTGGTTGTACCGCATCTGGTGCGTATGTTTCAGGGTGCGGAACACAGGCCGCTCCTGCTGTCGTCTTCCCTATTGGGAGGACTGCTGTTGGTATGGTCCGATGTTATTGCCCGTTCGCTGCTTTCCGGTGGCGAGGAGCTTCCAGTGGGTGTAGTAACTGCGTTGCTAGGCGGACCGTTTTTTTGCATTGTGCTGCGTTCCGGTTTCCGCAGTGGAAGCGGGGGAAGCGGCTTATGATCAGGATCACGGACTTAAAAGCAGGGTACGCAGGGAATGAGGTCCTGCATGGTCTGAACCTCGAGTTTGCCAAAGGGTCCATGACCGCGATTCTCGGTCCTAACGGCAGCGGCAAGACCACCCTCGTCTCATCAATTTCAGGTATACTTTCGCCTCTGGCCGGGAGC encodes the following:
- a CDS encoding sirohydrochlorin cobaltochelatase; translation: MQYRFGDKIKFIPAFILVCFLLIPSFAMAGHGDAKPVKKGILLAAFGSSMPEAQASFDAIDKAVKKAFPGVPVRWAYSSSIIRNILAKEGRNIDSPVMAMTKMMDEGFTHVAVQSLHTIPGEEYCGILETVKAFEGMPKGMSKVTVGKPLLYSNKDMQRTVKAIISNIPEDRKAKDAVVLMGHGTHHVANIYYPASQDYFSKVDPMIFVGTVEGTPSLDDVKVLLKKNKAKKVYLMPYMSVAGDHARNDMAGADADSWKSELTKLGYKCVPVLKGTAEFPQVLDIWVDHLKVAFKHLGDH
- a CDS encoding iron ABC transporter permease, which gives rise to MKSSGNRRTQAVLVLSLLVPVSIFAACLFGAYGTETAQVLAVFKSVLGVSTAKVDQALSFIVADLRLSRVCLSFLVGMSLAVAGTVYQGILRNPLADPFTLGVSSGAAFGASLAIFFGSTVLGAELWARFGNLFLPLAALTGAMAALGSVLMLGRIGGRLRRETMVLAGIVVATFLSALISLLKSLDEESVSSIVFWIMGSFQGRGWSHLQLFLPYFIAGIVPIIYYSRELDILSLGETQARHLGMDVSRVRMALLIGSGLLTGAAVAVSGIIGFVGLVVPHLVRMFQGAEHRPLLLSSSLLGGLLLVWSDVIARSLLSGGEELPVGVVTALLGGPFFCIVLRSGFRSGSGGSGL